TCGGGACGGCCCGTCTTCGAGCCGAGTAAAGTCGCTGAACTGACCCGGACGATTCAGGTGCCGGTCCGGCGCATGGCGCATGAAGGGAATAAATTCGAGACGCACTCTCGTGGGGAGCTGCATTTATTTCACGAAATCTCGGGGGCTGAGCGATATTTTATCGGCGCGGACGTTGCCGCAGGGGTCAAAGGTGACTGGTCGGTTGCGCAAATTCTAGACGCTGATGCGCGGCAAGTGGGCCTCTTTCGGGCGCAGGTCGATCCCGATTATTTCGCGCACGTCCTGCGAGATTTGGGAGAGCTTTTCAACGATGCGCGGATCATCGTCGAGGCGAATAATCACGGCATCTTGACCGTGACCCGCCTATTCAAGGATCTCGGCTACGCTAACCTTTATTGCGACGAAGTTCATAATAAGCAGACTGACGCATTCACTAAACGCCTCGGTTTCCAGACAAATGTTCAAAGCAAGCCACTCATCATCGATAAGCTGCGCGCCGCCGTCCGAAAGGATGAAATCTCAATCTACGACCCTGTCACGATTGACGAAATGAAAACATTCATCGTCACGGAATCCGGGAAGATGGAGGCGGATAGGGGCAAGCATGATGATTGCGTCATGGCGCTGGCGCTCGCCCTGCACATTGTGGAACGGCGCTGGACTCCGATCAACATGAAAGATCAGTGGTATGTTACCCTTGAGGATTAATTGCCAAAATTAAAGCGCGCTGAGATCGCAGCAATCGTCCAGGCCGGGATTGACCGGATAGGCGGGGCGGGCAGCGCAGGCAGGCTCTCCCGTGAGCGGACAGACGTCAAACAATTTTACGACGCGCAATCACCGAAGCAGGCCCATGCTTCTTCCATCAATTATAACAGCATGAATGTGTATTACGGCACGGAATCCATGAAGGCCCAGTTATTGGAGGTCTTCAGCGGCAACTCACGTCCCGTCCGATTTGTCCCCGCGCCAGAGGAAAACGAAGCCACCGCGAGATTTCGGACAGATTATGTCACGCATGTCATCTTCTCGCAGAATCCTGGTTTCAAGATTTTCCAGGCAATTATGACGGACGGTCTTCTGGGCCGAAACGGCATTTGTAAGGTCTGGTGGGAGTCCAACTATTCCACCGAAAACTATGAAATCGCCAAACCAACAGAAGAGCAGATCATCGGTTTTCTCACGAAAGACCCGACAGCACGCGTCGTCGCTGTTGAACGTGGTGACGAGGACGGCCCGCTTGAGCGGGTGCGCTTCATGTGCAAACGCAATCGCTCCCAAGTGCGGATCGCTCCTCTTCCGCCAGAAGAGTTCGGCATCTCTCCATGCGCCCCTTCAATAGATGAGGCTGATCTCGTCTATCACCGCCAAAGTCTGACGCGCAGCGACCTCATTAAGCAGGGTTATCCGCGCAACATTGTGGACACACTCCAAGCTGATGACGGACTGGAGATGGCGACGGACCCAGAGTTTATTCAGCGATTCGCCGCGACAACGGATGCGGTCGGCACACAATTTGACTCATCGAGCCAATATGGCAAACAGCGTTTCACCCTTTACGAGTGCTATTTGGAGCTGGACGTCGAAGGTGACGGCCGCACGCAGCTTCATAAGGTGGATATTTGCGGCGGACAAATCCTCGACATGGAGCCGGTCAATCGCCGCCCCTTCATTGATTTCTGCCCCCTCCCCCGCAGCCATGACTTCTGGGGCGTCAATTACGCGGCTCTTTTGATACCGACACAACGCGCGCAGACCCACCTTGCAAGAGCGATCATTGACCATGCCATGATCACCAGCAATCCCCGTTATATGGTGGCAAATGGGGGTTTGACCAACCCTCGCGAGCTGATGGAGAACCGCCTCGGTGGGATCGTCAATGTGCGAAATGTCATGGACTCCGTCGCGCCCCTGCCACAGCCTTCCCTCAACCCCTTCGTCTTCCAGACCATGGCGCAAATCAGCGCCAACGGGGAGGAGATCAGCGGAATCAGCAGCCTTTCTCAAGGGCTGAATAAGGATGCGATTTCAACGCAGAACTCTCAAGCGATGATCCAGGACCTCATCACGGTTTCTCAAACACGCCAGAAGATCGTTGCACGCAATTTCGCGGAAGGTTTTCTGCGAAAGCTTTATTCGGTCGTTTACCGTCTCGTCATCGAAAATGAGGAGCCAAATAAGTTGGTGCAGGCATCGAATGGCGCATGGCAAATGACAGATTTCACGCAATGGCCTGAAGATACTGAGATGGTCGTCTCCTTCGCCCTCGGTTACGGAGAGCAGGCTCAAGAGGCCAATAAATGGATGGAAATCGATCAGTATCTGGCCAACCCGGCCAACGGGCTGCAATCACTTTATCCGATTGAAAAACGCCACTTTGTCCTCAGCCGCGTCCTCGAAAATAAAGGCATCAAAGACGCTGATAGCCTCATTCTCTCGCCCGACAAAGTCCCGCCACCTCAGCCTGACCCGGCGGCTGAAGCCGATCTGCAAGTGAAGCAGGCCGACGCGAAGGTGAAAATGGCCAACGCAGAAGCCGCGACAGAGAATATCAAGCTCAAGCAGTTACAGGCACATGCTGAGCATGAAGCCGCCATGGCAAAGCTTATGCATCAGCAGATGAAAACCGACGGAGATCAGCAATTGAAGCGCGACAAGCTCGCGCATGAGATTGCGCTCGATCACGCTGAGCTCGCCCTTTCTGAAGAAGCTCTCGCGAAAGGAGAAGGTTTTGCGCGCGTCAGCCCTGGATGATGACATGATCCTGCGTGCCGTCGCGCGCTCGGAGGAGATGATTGAGCGCGGCCTCAATGCGAAGGCGCTCCTTGAGAATGAAACGTTCCTCGCCGTGGTGAATGCCCTCACAAATTATAATCTCACAGCAATGATGGCCTCGCCACCTGGACAAAGCGGTATCGAAGCGCGGGAATATCACCATCTCCTCCAACATGGCCTGACGCTTATTTGCAGCGAATTAACAGCCTGGAAGGCTGCTGGCGAAGCCGAGGAGGCGCTTATTGAACAGAACAAGGAAATGGATTGAGTCAGAACGAACAGCCAGAACGCCTGGACACAATTGAGTTGACGGCTCCCGCGCCCGAACAGAATGAAGATTTCGATGCTGCTGAGGCTTTCTCCGCGCGCTCGAACGAGAGTGACGGTGGTAAAGAGAATGATGGCTCTGCGGAGCAAAATGCCGCGAGCAATGGGGGTGAGCCCCAGACCGCAGAGGATGATGGCCTCGAATTCTCATTGAAAGAAGGTCCGCGTAAATTCTCCCGGACCGAACTTGAGAAGATCGTCTCCGCACACACGGAGACACTTGAAAAAGCCGCTGAAGCTGAGCGCCTCTCCGAGACCCGCTCACAGCAATTAGAGCAGCTCGAAACCCTCTCAAATCTCCTCTTGGAACGCGCGCAAGCGCAATATGCGGAATATGCGCAGATTGATTGGCGCGCCCTTGCAAGCGATCCGAACGTCGATAAAGATCTTCTTGTCCAACTGCAACAAGATGCAACAAAAGCCTACCAGAACGTCGCTTACCTGCAACAGGAAGCGCAGCAGCGTCTGGAGCAGCAGAGACAGGAATCACAGAGCCGCCGCGTTGCGGAAGCGCAAGCCGCTGTGAAGGAACTCACGGACCCAATCAATGGCATCAAAGACTTCCAGACGCTTTACCCGAAACTTGTCGATTACGGTCGAGGGGCGGGCATTCCGGATGTCGAAAATGTCACTGCCCCAAATCTCATTCGCATCCTTCACAAAGCCTATCTCTATGACCAAGGCCGCCAATCTGCCTCTGATGAGGTGAAACGTGTCGTCAATAAGCCGACAAAAACCCTCCGGCCTGGCGCAAACCGTGTCGAAGAAGGTGTTGAAACGCACGTAAGGGCGCTGAAAGAGCTTCGCGCTCAGCCTGACAATACAGATGCGATAGCAAGCGCATTCCTTTCCCGCTTCTAATTTGAAAAGTGATCCCAATCTAAATGGCAACCGTCGATACCTACAACACGGTAGGCGTCAAAGAAGATGTCTCCGACATCATTTCGAATATCTCTCCGACGAAAACCCCCTTCCAGTCTATGATCGGCACCGCCGACCGTGTGACGCAGCGTATATTTGAGTGGCAGGAGGACAGCCTTATGGAGGTTGGCAGCAACGCTGCTGCCGAAGGCGCGCCTGCACCGGAAGCGAACGCTCAGCCGACGGTCATGCGGCAGAACACGACGCAGATTTTCACCAAGACTGCGTCCGTCACTGGCTCCATGGAGGCGACCAAGAGCTACGGTCGCGGCAAGGAGATGAGCTACCAGATGGCCATGCGCGCCAAAGAGCTCAAACGCGATCTTGAATGGGCCTATATCGGGTCAGGCCAAGCCTTCACAGCAGGTGACGGCAAAACGGCGAGGACAATGGCGGGCTTCCAAGGGATGATCGACCCCTCGAAAGTTTACACAGCAGGTATCGGGTTCAACGCGGGCAGCAAAAAATCCGATGCGACACCCTTGACCGAGCAAATGGTTTTGGATGCGCAGCAGGCAGGCTATGCGGCGGGCGCAGATCTGACGACCTTGATGGTCGTGCCCTCCGATAGTGTTCGCGTGGCAAGCTTCTCCGCCTCAGGTCGAACCGTGTTCGTTGAAAATCAGGCAACCACTTTGAATAACAGCATCTCGATTTACAAGAGCCCTTATGGCACTCTGAAAGTCGTGATGAATCGCTTCTTACGTGGCACGAACGCCAACCCGAAGCGGAAAGACCCGACCGCTGACGCCCTCCTTTTTGACGCAGATATGTGGAAAAAAGTGCCCTTCCGGCCCTGGTTCACGCAGGACCTGGCGAAAGTCGGCGACTGCCAAAATAAGCAGATCATCGGGGAGCATTCACTCAAACACGTGAACTTCAATGCCTCCGTGCTGATAACGAACCTTGGCTAGGGCGTTGGGGCTCCTTCGGGAGCCCTTCCACGAAGACATGACCGTGCTGGACGTGCGGGAGAACCTGCACCCAATTGAGGATGGTGGCATCATCATCCATCGTCAACAGGACATCAGCGACGCGTTCCTCTCCAACCTCCATTCAGAACGCATGGCCTCAGCGCATTTGCGGGAGGCGGAATACATGCACGTGGCGGATGTCCCCGCCGCCGTCTTCGACCTCTGGCACGCTCTGGGATACGACCCTTGGCGGATGGAGGCCCGAGAAATCATCAGGCTGCTGGAGAGAGACCATTTGGACGCTTTCATCGCGACCTCAAAGGCGGTTTAAAAATGAAAACGCTTGACGATATTCGTGATGCGGTGAGGGGAGAGCTCGACCGCGCCGATCTGGAGGATGCGCAACTCGATAGGTTTATTCAATCTGCCCAGCAACGTCTTACGCGGCTTATCCGCATCCCTGCGATGGAAGCGCGTCTTGAGTTCACCTCGCAGGAAGGCTGTGGGCAGATAGAGCTCCCGACCGACTTTCTTGAGCCTATCGATATATTCGTCGAGGGACCACGCGAGCTCACTTATGCATTGCAAAGATTGGCGCTTCGTCAGATTGTTGAGTTGCCCACGCAATCCTCCCCCCAAGCCTATGCGCGTTGCGCCAATGACATCGTACTGAGGGGGAACCTTCGCCCGTCTCAGAAAGCCATCCTTCACTATTATGCTAAGCCGCCTGCCCTCCTTGCGCCCCAGGACACCAATGCCCTCAGCCAAACCTGCCCTGACCTTCTTGTCTACGCTGCGCTGAAATATGCGGGGGGCTGGTTCCAACATCCTCAAACGCAAGCTTGGGAGGATATTTTTCAAGGCTTGCTCGCGGAGATTCAGAAACAAAATTATGACTTTGAGAATTCGGGTGGGCCTGCTGCCGTCCAACCTCTCTACGTTTAAAAACGCTTTGGCATTGATGGCTGCATGCCTCGCACTTCACGCAACGAAGGCGCGCGCCGCGACAGTCGCTGAAGAGGTTGAGAACTTCAAACAAGTGCTCTCTTCCCGCGACGCCGCTTTACCAGTCATTTCTGACACTGAAGGCACGCACCGAAACTTTCTCACGCCGCTTGAAAACAGCCCAGCTCCGCCCGCGTGGCTTACGAACTTTGGCGTTTTGATGGGCCGGGATATTGGGCGAGAGAGCGGCTTAGTGCGCTATCTCGGAAGCTCCCTCACCCTTCCCTCGGGCACTGAAGATGATGGCAGGTTGATCTTTCAAGGCGCAGAGCTGCGATCGAACGACGCTGGAGACCTCATCATCGGCTCGGCGAAAGCCGGAAGTCGTATACGACCCGAGGAGAATTTCACCTTCGGCACAGCAGATAATTTCTGGCGTGCACGTACGATCAGTGTCGAGTGTGGTGACGTCAACCGTGTCACCTTCGCAACGGCCTGCCAAGGCGCGGTGGTGACTTGGAATCTGTTCTCGGGCGACGCCTCGACCTATCTCATCAATATCGGGTCCGGCAAGGATGAGGGCTTCAAGTTTTTCTCTGTCCGGCCTGGCGCGGCGGTCTCGGAGCCCATTGTGCGATTTTCTCCTTGGGGTGAGATCGTGACAAAAATTCTGACGACGGAGAAAGGCGTGCGCACGGGCCAGGCCAGCCTTTCAGAGCTTTCGAAAATGGAAGCGCGCTACACGCAGGAATTTTGCAATAACTGCATCTCCCCCTCCAGCGCCACAAAGCATGTCGGCATCCCTGTGTGGTGGGATGGAAGTGCCTGGCGGGACGCCCTCGGCGACATTCCACAGACCCAATAAAACGAGCCATTTGATATGAAAATGTTTTTCAGGGGGTGCCTGATCGCGGCCCTCCTTATCATGAGTGGCTGCGCCTCAAGCCTGCAAGCCAGCCTTCATCAATCGGTCTACGCTTCGCAGGCCGTCCTGACCGCTTCCGAAACACTGGCCTCCGAATATGTTTCCGGGACCTTTGGCAAACCTGACGACGATAAGGTGCAAAAGATTATCGCGTATGACACTGGCGCGTGGAACGCCCTTCAACCTTTGGTGAGAGACGCGAAGAGTGGAGCACCCGTCTCGGCCATGGCGCTAACAACGGCGAATGCTGCCGTGCATGCCTTCCAAACCTATCTGACGGACAACCATATCGGGAAACAACCCCAATGATGGCGGCAATCTCCTTGATCGTCTCGATCCTCAGCGCCATTGCGCGAGATGCGCCGATTATCGAAGAGCTCATCATCCTCCTCAAAGGCCCTTTCAGCGGAGCAAGGGAACCGACTGCGGAGGAATGGCAGCGTCTCGTCACATTGGCCGAGCAAGCGCACAAGCAGTTGCAGCTTGCCGGGGCGCGGCATGACTGAGGTCTCGACGAGCCGTGAGCTCGCCTACACGCTCGGCCAGCTCGACAGTAAGGTCGATCTCCTCCTCAGGATGGTCTCAAGCAATGAAGAGCGCTCTCGGGATGACCTCTCGACTTTGAACAAGCGTATCACGGTCTTGGAACGCGGACGCGCCCAATTATCGGGCGTGTTTGCCGCAATGGGGGCGGTTGGCACGGCGGTCGGCTTTATCAGCGAATTCCTCCTTTCCCATTTTTTCAACGGATTTTCGAATAAATGAACAAACTCAAATGGGGCGCGCTATGTGGCCTCGTCGCGACCATCGCAACCAGTGCAGAAACCTACCTTGCGGAGCCGAACACGGCGGCTCTCTCCACCGTCATCATGGCAGTCGTCACAACGGCCTTAAAGGTGGTCGATGTTTTCCAGGGCCGCAGAAAAAGCCTTGACGGCAATTGAGCTTCCTCGCAGAAGCTGCGGAGTTCGTCGCACGGCTTGAGGACTTCAGAGATCGTCCTTATCAAGACGCGACCGGCACCTGGACGATTGGTTATGGCACGACCTTTCTTCCGAATGGCGCACCTGTTGGTCCGCAGACATCGCCGATCACGGAGACGGAAGCCAAAGCCTTTATGATGCGCGACCTCTGCGCTTTTTGGGACCGGGTTTCACCGGCCGTCAGAGTGCCGCTGCGCCAAGGCCAACGCATCGCGCTCCTCTCCCTCACCTATAATATCGGCGTGACGGCCTTTCGCGGCTCGACGATTTTGCGGCTTCTCAATGAGGGCAAACAGAATGAGGCTGCGGTCGCCTTCTTTGACTGGATTATGAGCAAAGGCAGGATCGTGGGGGGCCTCATTAATCGGCGGAAAAAGGAGTGTCTTCTTTTCCTGCAATCCCCGTGAAATAAGAAAAAAACAGTGCAATGGAGAACCTTCAGAGGGCTTTCCTTGCACTGTTTTTTTCAAATCTTTCAATCCGATGAGCAGTCCGGCAGGGCCTTACGTGCTGAGGTCCATTGTGGCCACCTGCCGCACCGCGCGATCATCCTCTCCCACACCGCGCAGTTGGAAGGTCAGCAGAAAGAGCGCGTTGGTCACGACGTGCGCGAGGTGTGGGCAGGACGTCTCGGAATCAAATTCCTGCCCCTGCGCCCAGGATTGCAGATGTCGCATGAGGCTGGCATAGCACCCCTCATTCCACTTTAAGCCTCGCTCCCAATTACGCTGAGAGTATTTCGCAGCACCTTTCGTGAGCACCTCAACGACCTTCTCAAGCGCATCGGGAGGCAGGAGATCATAGCGAAGTTTGCCCTTGTTGAAGCGCGCGCCTTCTGCTTTCGCGTTCGCTGGGAGGGCGAAGGCGGGAAGATGGTTCACGAGAACGCGTGCCCGTTCAGTTTGAGCCGCTTCGGTTGACCGTGCGGTGTCCATAACACAACCTCCTTCATCTTCTTATCGTAGTCGCTTCGTGTGAGGATTTTGGCGAGTTGCGCCTGTAGCAGCGCGTTGCTCTCTGGAAGTTGCTTGTCGCGATAAGCCGCCTTCACCAAGGCCCAGCCTTCATGCAGATATTGGCCGCTCCATCCTGAGAGGATTTTATCTGCTCTGACCGGCCCGATGCCTGGACAGCCAGGGAAATTGTCCACGCTGTCGCCAGTGAGCACCTGACGAAACCAATGTTTATGCGCGTCCGCTTGGCTCACTGAGACCGGTGCGTGTTCCTTTAAGGGATTTAAATGCTTTCCCGGGACCGTGCGGAGGTCCTTATCCAGCGTCACGATGATGCTATCGCGGTAGCGCGGCGTGGTGGCAAGAATGCCCATGAGGTCATCGGCCTCCAGGCCGTTTATCTCATCACAGCGAAATTGCTGTTTCAGCGCTCTAACCGTCTCGACATAGGCAAGGGGTTTGTCTCGCTTTACACGGTTGGCTTTGTATTGCGGATAGATGACCTTTCGGAAATTGCCAGGTCCGCTGAAGAGGACGCGGATATCGGACGCGCCTGAGAGCTTCGCCCATTCTTCCACGGTCCCCTTTGCGAGCCTGATAGCTTCCGAGAGATCGAAATCGACGGCGGGCTGATTGCCGCCGAAATCATAGCTTTGTTGAACCGCAGCGGCGGCCCGATAGGCGGCTATGTCCCCATCAATGAGTGCAAGGGTGATTGGGTCTCCTGGATAAAATTTTAGCGCAATGCATCGTCTATCAGCCCAGCCACTTCTCGTCTGGCTCAACTTCGTATAATGCAGAATCATGGACCGCTCTCATGAAAACTTGCCCACCCTCAACTGCAATCAGCACACCGAAGACACAGCTGTTAGCGCATTCAGAGAGCTCGTTATTGAAAGCAGAGTATTCAATTTCCAAGGAAGTGACGAGCACGATTACGGATGCGACGCGCATATTGAGGCAATTGATCGCAACCACGTAACGAACGCCAGAATTCAAGTGCAAATTAAAGGCACTGCAGCGGCACTGAACGCGGATGGTTCTTTGAGCATTTCGATCAAGGTGAGCGCTTTCACCTACCTTTTACAACAACCCTCGAGCGTATTGGTGGCTTACCATATACCAACTAAACGAATGCTATATTCTTTAGCGGATGAGGTGCAGAGGGATCTGGGCAAATCTAATCCAACGTGGAAACAGCAACAAACGGTGACGATAAAGTTCCGACATGAATTGACGGTATCGGCGTTGGAAAGATGGGCGTCAAAGGTAATCGCTTCGACTCGAGCCTCAAGGGTCGAGCATTTGAGGCAAAGTTCATTGCACGAAAAGCCGTCTCCTGAGCGTCTTCTGCCACACTCCTCATTCTTTTTCGTGTCGTCCGATCCGGAAGAGGCGCTGTCTCAGGTTCTTCATCTCTTCAAAGAGGGGGCGGACGACATCATCAGCGCAAACTTTGAGCAATTCCGCGCTGTCTTCGGAAATGACAGCGACTATATGATTACATGTTATAAATCTGAGATTAATTTGGGCTTAGACAAAAAATGCTCTGACGAGGAGAGGATTAGAGCGGCTATCGAGTTTTTCAGGACGCGATTGAATAAAGACGGAC
This genomic stretch from Candidatus Kirkpatrickella diaphorinae harbors:
- a CDS encoding portal protein, with the protein product MPKLKRAEIAAIVQAGIDRIGGAGSAGRLSRERTDVKQFYDAQSPKQAHASSINYNSMNVYYGTESMKAQLLEVFSGNSRPVRFVPAPEENEATARFRTDYVTHVIFSQNPGFKIFQAIMTDGLLGRNGICKVWWESNYSTENYEIAKPTEEQIIGFLTKDPTARVVAVERGDEDGPLERVRFMCKRNRSQVRIAPLPPEEFGISPCAPSIDEADLVYHRQSLTRSDLIKQGYPRNIVDTLQADDGLEMATDPEFIQRFAATTDAVGTQFDSSSQYGKQRFTLYECYLELDVEGDGRTQLHKVDICGGQILDMEPVNRRPFIDFCPLPRSHDFWGVNYAALLIPTQRAQTHLARAIIDHAMITSNPRYMVANGGLTNPRELMENRLGGIVNVRNVMDSVAPLPQPSLNPFVFQTMAQISANGEEISGISSLSQGLNKDAISTQNSQAMIQDLITVSQTRQKIVARNFAEGFLRKLYSVVYRLVIENEEPNKLVQASNGAWQMTDFTQWPEDTEMVVSFALGYGEQAQEANKWMEIDQYLANPANGLQSLYPIEKRHFVLSRVLENKGIKDADSLILSPDKVPPPQPDPAAEADLQVKQADAKVKMANAEAATENIKLKQLQAHAEHEAAMAKLMHQQMKTDGDQQLKRDKLAHEIALDHAELALSEEALAKGEGFARVSPG
- a CDS encoding SU10 major capsid protein, whose protein sequence is MATVDTYNTVGVKEDVSDIISNISPTKTPFQSMIGTADRVTQRIFEWQEDSLMEVGSNAAAEGAPAPEANAQPTVMRQNTTQIFTKTASVTGSMEATKSYGRGKEMSYQMAMRAKELKRDLEWAYIGSGQAFTAGDGKTARTMAGFQGMIDPSKVYTAGIGFNAGSKKSDATPLTEQMVLDAQQAGYAAGADLTTLMVVPSDSVRVASFSASGRTVFVENQATTLNNSISIYKSPYGTLKVVMNRFLRGTNANPKRKDPTADALLFDADMWKKVPFRPWFTQDLAKVGDCQNKQIIGEHSLKHVNFNASVLITNLG
- a CDS encoding phage adaptor protein; amino-acid sequence: MKTLDDIRDAVRGELDRADLEDAQLDRFIQSAQQRLTRLIRIPAMEARLEFTSQEGCGQIELPTDFLEPIDIFVEGPRELTYALQRLALRQIVELPTQSSPQAYARCANDIVLRGNLRPSQKAILHYYAKPPALLAPQDTNALSQTCPDLLVYAALKYAGGWFQHPQTQAWEDIFQGLLAEIQKQNYDFENSGGPAAVQPLYV
- a CDS encoding lysozyme yields the protein MSFLAEAAEFVARLEDFRDRPYQDATGTWTIGYGTTFLPNGAPVGPQTSPITETEAKAFMMRDLCAFWDRVSPAVRVPLRQGQRIALLSLTYNIGVTAFRGSTILRLLNEGKQNEAAVAFFDWIMSKGRIVGGLINRRKKECLLFLQSP
- a CDS encoding dATP/dGTP diphosphohydrolase domain-containing protein produces the protein MNHLPAFALPANAKAEGARFNKGKLRYDLLPPDALEKVVEVLTKGAAKYSQRNWERGLKWNEGCYASLMRHLQSWAQGQEFDSETSCPHLAHVVTNALFLLTFQLRGVGEDDRAVRQVATMDLST